Proteins encoded within one genomic window of Gammaproteobacteria bacterium:
- a CDS encoding FHA domain-containing protein, producing the protein MHTDLQTGYLPEASGTNTAMDWRILEAVRYLDQCRAAGRCLAVVTGESPESIRLVLQRFLAGVDSSSKVARICAPTDCRHGFLQALLSQLGFEPFESSADDLQRLLNVVLRQATSQHSTTVILVEDAGQFGPRVLELLRELIRDARELNPPPLFVLAGRPSLHRVLDSRGMASLAGLAQHRFDLAPPDAAAGAASVLPTEADPCLVLTLDSAERGRFPVRGEHLLIGRGEHCDIPILSRFVSRQHALFLRNDSGDWIVDLKSTNGTSVNSTLIRQRRLAHGDIISIGNHRLRYHNPAAPPRLPGPEPADEQLGETTVMRSLQPVIRPEDGDRHSELPGKPRRLSRA; encoded by the coding sequence ATGCACACAGACCTGCAGACCGGCTACCTTCCCGAGGCATCGGGTACGAATACCGCCATGGACTGGCGGATTCTAGAGGCGGTGCGCTACCTGGACCAGTGTCGGGCTGCCGGGCGCTGCCTGGCGGTGGTGACGGGTGAGTCGCCCGAATCGATACGCCTGGTCCTGCAGCGTTTCCTCGCGGGGGTGGACAGCTCCAGCAAGGTTGCACGCATCTGTGCACCTACCGATTGCCGCCACGGCTTCCTGCAAGCGTTGCTCTCGCAGCTGGGCTTCGAGCCGTTCGAGTCCAGTGCTGACGATCTGCAGCGCCTGTTGAATGTCGTGCTGCGCCAGGCAACGAGCCAGCACAGCACCACCGTGATCCTGGTCGAGGACGCTGGGCAATTCGGGCCGCGCGTACTGGAACTGCTCCGGGAACTCATTCGGGACGCCAGGGAACTGAACCCGCCGCCCCTGTTCGTGCTGGCGGGGCGGCCGTCCCTGCACCGCGTGCTGGACTCCAGGGGCATGGCCAGCCTTGCAGGCTTGGCGCAGCACCGCTTCGACCTCGCGCCTCCAGATGCTGCCGCTGGCGCCGCAAGCGTCCTGCCCACGGAAGCTGACCCTTGCCTGGTGCTGACGCTGGACTCGGCGGAGCGCGGTCGCTTTCCTGTCAGGGGCGAGCACCTCCTGATCGGGCGCGGCGAGCACTGCGACATCCCGATACTCAGTCGCTTCGTCAGCCGGCAGCATGCGCTGTTCCTGCGCAATGACAGCGGCGACTGGATCGTCGACCTGAAGAGCACGAATGGCACCAGCGTCAACTCGACACTGATCCGCCAGCGCCGCCTCGCCCACGGTGACATCATCAGCATCGGCAATCACCGGCTGCGCTACCACAATCCTGCCGCTCCGCCCCGGCTCCCCGGCCCCGAGCCTGCCGACGAGCAGCTTGGCGAGACCACGGTGATGCGCTCCCTGCAGCCCGTGATCAGGCCCGAGGACGGCGACCGCCACTCGGAGCTGCCTGGCAAGCCCCGTCGCCTGAGCCGGGCATGA